A genome region from Thalassotalea euphylliae includes the following:
- a CDS encoding 2TM domain-containing protein: MLIKKLRLQRGWSQEHLSQVSGISVRTIQRIERGQKAGLESLKSLAAVFEIDITSLQPEADMTSNHTPLEHSSGLDRSSQLQVTIEEQRAMEYVQGLKAFYGHLATYIIVNIVLLAVNWFITPGYFWVLWVMMGWGIGLASHAVATFELFSFFDADWEKREIEKRLGRDL; the protein is encoded by the coding sequence ATGCTAATAAAGAAGTTACGCCTACAACGTGGTTGGTCACAAGAACATTTATCACAAGTGTCTGGTATTAGTGTTCGCACGATTCAGCGTATTGAGCGTGGCCAAAAAGCGGGGCTCGAATCACTTAAATCGCTGGCAGCTGTTTTTGAAATTGATATTACATCACTGCAACCGGAGGCAGATATGACCAGCAATCACACACCATTGGAACATTCATCAGGGCTAGATCGTTCTTCTCAACTTCAGGTGACGATTGAAGAACAACGGGCAATGGAATACGTGCAAGGGCTCAAAGCTTTCTATGGGCACTTGGCCACTTACATTATTGTTAACATCGTATTGTTGGCCGTAAATTGGTTTATTACGCCTGGCTATTTCTGGGTACTGTGGGTAATGATGGGGTGGGGCATTGGCCTTGCCAGCCATGCTGTCGCTACGTTCGAGTTATTCAGCTTTTTTGATGCCGATTGGGAAAAGCGTGAAATTGAGAAACGTTTAGGACGAGACTTGTAA
- the sigZ gene encoding RNA polymerase sigma factor SigZ, with translation MKLEVIWQQYRSSLKTFLLSRVANVDDVEDLLQEILIKVHAKLPELKDKSRIKPWLFQITNRTIIDFYRKQRNRDLSAQDLWYENSPPDVKQELSKCIAPFINALPRETADLLTVIELSEHSQKQCAEQLGISYSTLKSRVQKGRTLLKGLFDDCCHFELDKKGNLIEFIEKPTN, from the coding sequence ATGAAGCTCGAAGTTATTTGGCAACAATACAGAAGTAGTTTGAAAACGTTTTTGTTATCACGAGTGGCTAACGTTGATGATGTTGAAGACTTGTTGCAGGAAATTTTGATTAAAGTACACGCCAAGTTACCTGAGCTTAAAGATAAAAGTCGTATTAAGCCTTGGCTGTTCCAAATTACTAACCGCACTATCATCGATTTTTATCGAAAACAACGAAACCGAGATCTTAGTGCGCAAGACTTGTGGTATGAAAATAGTCCACCGGACGTTAAGCAAGAATTGTCGAAATGTATCGCTCCTTTTATTAACGCACTGCCAAGAGAAACTGCGGATTTGCTGACCGTTATTGAGCTTTCGGAGCATTCCCAAAAGCAATGCGCAGAGCAGCTTGGTATTAGCTATTCAACGTTAAAATCTCGCGTGCAAAAAGGACGAACGTTACTAAAAGGCTTGTTTGATGACTGCTGCCATTTTGAGTTGGATAAAAAGGGCAATTTAATCGAATTTATCGAAAAGCCGACCAATTGA
- the arsH gene encoding arsenical resistance protein ArsH, whose protein sequence is MNYLENNTFNLSSSVTKPSTHKPRVLVLYGSLREESLSRFAAQEAGRILEHLGAEVKLFNPAELPMFDNGASVPPPKVKELRQLVMWSEAQVWSSPEIHGNMSGVFKNQIDWIPLSDGAVRPTQGKTLAIMQVTGGSQSFNALNNMRVLGRWMRMLTIPNQSSVVKAWQEFNPDGTMKASPFRDRIVDVMEELMKFTLLTRDANPMLTDRFSERNTQALQAVKAQVAQANVLEERVEGKAACC, encoded by the coding sequence ATGAATTACCTAGAAAATAATACCTTTAACCTCAGTTCAAGTGTAACTAAGCCGAGCACCCATAAACCAAGAGTATTGGTGCTGTACGGATCGCTAAGAGAGGAATCCTTGAGTCGTTTTGCGGCACAAGAAGCGGGTAGAATACTCGAACATTTAGGCGCTGAGGTAAAACTCTTTAACCCTGCGGAGCTGCCAATGTTTGATAATGGCGCGTCAGTCCCGCCCCCAAAAGTGAAGGAATTAAGGCAACTCGTTATGTGGTCAGAAGCTCAAGTGTGGAGTTCGCCAGAAATTCACGGCAATATGTCAGGGGTGTTTAAAAATCAAATTGACTGGATTCCGCTCTCTGATGGTGCCGTGCGCCCGACACAAGGGAAAACACTGGCGATTATGCAAGTAACAGGTGGCTCTCAAAGCTTTAACGCGCTCAACAATATGCGAGTCTTGGGTCGGTGGATGCGTATGCTAACCATACCGAATCAGTCATCGGTAGTGAAAGCTTGGCAAGAGTTTAACCCTGATGGAACAATGAAAGCGTCACCCTTTAGGGATCGCATTGTTGACGTGATGGAAGAGTTAATGAAATTCACCTTGTTAACTCGCGATGCCAACCCTATGCTCACTGACAGGTTCAGTGAACGCAATACGCAAGCATTACAAGCGGTTAAGGCGCAAGTTGCGCAAGCTAATGTACTAGAAGAAAGAGTAGAGGGGAAAGCAGCTTGTTGCTAG
- a CDS encoding CBS domain-containing protein, producing the protein MKQTIKAKDVMTSAYAQLDGMQTVREALTAMKEKNTQVVIVNKRDQHDAYGILLLSDIAKKVLAKDRSLDRVNIYEIMSKPVMSVPPEMDVRYCARLFDKFGLSCAPVIESEQILGLVGYQELLMKTIEQFE; encoded by the coding sequence ATGAAACAAACCATCAAAGCAAAAGATGTTATGACCTCAGCCTATGCCCAACTTGACGGCATGCAAACAGTGCGCGAAGCACTTACCGCGATGAAAGAAAAGAATACCCAAGTTGTGATCGTAAACAAACGCGACCAACATGACGCTTACGGTATTTTATTACTTTCAGATATCGCGAAAAAAGTGCTGGCTAAAGATCGCTCGCTTGACCGCGTGAATATTTATGAAATTATGTCTAAGCCGGTAATGTCCGTGCCACCAGAAATGGATGTACGCTACTGTGCACGCTTATTTGATAAGTTTGGCTTAAGCTGCGCGCCAGTGATTGAATCAGAGCAAATTCTGGGCTTAGTTGGCTACCAAGAATTGTTGATGAAAACTATTGAACAGTTTGAATAA
- a CDS encoding P-II family nitrogen regulator: protein MRFKLIVVFVEDALTDQVVESARETGATGATVINNARGEGLNKSKTFFGLDLVTQRDVVLLLVEEHMSRHILEEIARVGEFDEKPGSGIAFQIDVEDAVGVSHQISQLSSSVENEL, encoded by the coding sequence ATGCGCTTTAAACTTATTGTGGTCTTCGTGGAAGATGCACTCACAGATCAAGTCGTTGAATCTGCTCGTGAAACAGGCGCGACGGGCGCGACTGTTATCAATAATGCTCGCGGAGAAGGGTTAAACAAGTCAAAAACCTTTTTTGGCTTAGATTTAGTCACCCAACGTGACGTGGTACTACTGTTGGTAGAAGAGCACATGTCACGCCATATTCTGGAAGAAATCGCCCGAGTAGGTGAGTTTGACGAAAAACCAGGCTCAGGTATTGCCTTCCAAATTGATGTTGAAGACGCAGTTGGCGTATCTCATCAAATCAGTCAATTAAGCTCAAGTGTGGAGAACGAACTGTGA
- a CDS encoding DUF1538 domain-containing protein — protein sequence MNLLTILTNLAQTMLSTVTDVIPIAVIIFGFQFAVIRQPVPNIGKVLTGFVWVVVGLTFFLVGLERALFPLGKLMAQQLTDPVFIAGGEALNAVKQAITLSWQDYGWVYLFAFLIGFSTTIAEPSLIAVAIKANQVSGGAIGIWGLRISVALGVAIGISLGCYRIVVGDPIHWYIIAGYVVVVIQTLFAPKLIIPLAYDSGGVTTSTVTVPLVAALGLGLAETVPGRSPLIDGFGLIAFASLFPMMSVMAYAQLSQWYAQRKRPEAAQS from the coding sequence ATGAACCTACTAACGATTTTGACCAATCTCGCACAAACCATGCTCAGTACGGTAACGGATGTTATTCCAATTGCCGTTATTATTTTTGGCTTTCAATTTGCCGTCATACGCCAGCCAGTGCCCAATATCGGCAAGGTTCTGACAGGATTTGTTTGGGTTGTCGTCGGCCTAACGTTTTTCTTAGTCGGCCTAGAACGAGCCTTGTTCCCACTTGGTAAACTGATGGCGCAGCAACTTACTGACCCTGTGTTTATTGCTGGTGGCGAAGCACTTAATGCGGTTAAACAGGCTATCACACTTAGCTGGCAAGACTATGGCTGGGTTTATTTATTTGCTTTCTTAATCGGTTTTAGTACAACAATTGCCGAACCCTCATTAATTGCCGTGGCGATTAAAGCGAACCAAGTTTCAGGTGGTGCCATTGGTATTTGGGGATTGCGTATTTCAGTTGCACTTGGCGTTGCTATTGGTATTTCTTTGGGTTGTTACCGCATTGTTGTTGGCGACCCTATTCACTGGTACATCATTGCTGGCTATGTCGTTGTGGTTATCCAAACCTTATTTGCGCCGAAACTGATTATTCCACTGGCGTATGATTCCGGTGGGGTAACAACATCAACCGTAACCGTGCCATTAGTCGCAGCGCTTGGTTTAGGCCTAGCGGAAACTGTGCCGGGCAGAAGCCCACTTATTGATGGCTTTGGATTAATCGCTTTTGCTAGCCTGTTCCCGATGATGTCGGTAATGGCCTATGCACAATTAAGTCAATGGTACGCTCAGCGCAAACGCCCTGAAGCGGCTCAATCTTAA
- a CDS encoding DUF1538 domain-containing protein: MLGSIRDLAPIIAVIVFFQLVIIQQPLPNVLELLVGVLFVLLGLTFFIHGLEQGLFPIGETMAHAFAKKGSVFWLLVFAFALGFGTTVAEPALIAVAAEAAEVAASGNMIAADEAAKASYASGLRFTVALSVGLAIVLGVFRILKGWPIQYLIIGGYVLVVILTLFAPVEIIGIAYDSGGVTTSTITVPLVTALGVGLASSIKGRNPMIDGFGLIALASLTPMMFVMVYGMVML, from the coding sequence ATGCTCGGCAGTATTCGCGATTTAGCGCCAATTATTGCCGTGATCGTGTTTTTTCAGCTAGTCATTATTCAACAACCCCTACCTAACGTGCTAGAGCTCTTAGTCGGTGTACTTTTTGTACTGCTCGGCTTGACCTTTTTTATCCACGGTTTAGAGCAAGGCCTGTTTCCTATTGGCGAAACCATGGCTCACGCATTTGCCAAAAAAGGCAGTGTCTTTTGGCTGCTCGTTTTTGCCTTTGCACTGGGTTTTGGTACAACAGTAGCCGAGCCTGCGCTTATCGCCGTTGCGGCAGAGGCTGCGGAAGTCGCTGCCAGTGGCAACATGATTGCCGCCGATGAAGCAGCAAAAGCTAGCTATGCTAGTGGCCTACGATTTACCGTTGCTTTATCAGTGGGACTTGCCATTGTGCTTGGTGTATTTCGAATTCTTAAGGGGTGGCCAATTCAGTACCTAATTATTGGTGGCTATGTCTTGGTGGTAATTCTTACCTTATTTGCACCGGTTGAAATTATTGGTATCGCGTATGACTCTGGCGGTGTTACTACGTCAACGATCACAGTGCCTTTAGTGACGGCTCTCGGGGTCGGACTTGCATCTTCCATTAAAGGTCGTAACCCAATGATTGATGGCTTTGGTTTGATTGCGCTCGCGTCATTAACGCCAATGATGTTTGTTATGGTTTACGGGATGGTGATGCTATGA
- the ubiB gene encoding ubiquinone biosynthesis regulatory protein kinase UbiB yields MRSLRIYRIIKTFLQHGLDDLLPSKAIPWYVKLARLSLFWLYNKHSDKSDAQRFRLAIEALGPVFIKFGQMLSTRRDLLPQAFAEELALLQDQVPPFSGEQALKQIEKSIGREAFTTHFKNFEREPLASASIAQVHTATLLDDDGNDIEVVLKVLRPGIEKTIIADINVMLMFAGIVAKWLPDGKRLRPKEVVNEYKKTILDELDLNREAANAIQLKRNFTQGRDTDHHLYVPEIYSSYCHKNVLVMERIYGIGVGEVATLQELDCNMKLLAERGVEVFFTQVFRDSFFHADMHPGNVFVNASNPSDPTWIAIDCGIVGTLNKEDKRYLAENFVAFFNRDYRKVAQLHVDSGWVPRDTSVDEFEFAIRTVCEPIFNKPLAEISFGQVLVNLFNTARRFNMEVQPQLVLLQKTLLYIEGLGRQLYPQLDLWQTAKPFLENWVKEQMGVSAVFGKIKDNLPFWNEKLPEVPDLVYDFLHSGKQAHLQQIELLTQIKQHQQVKSRQLTYSILAAGAMITSALSLPAQNWLVTSVTGAIAVLFAIKALSTR; encoded by the coding sequence GTGCGCAGCTTACGAATTTATCGAATTATTAAAACCTTTCTTCAGCATGGATTAGACGACCTGCTGCCAAGCAAAGCTATTCCTTGGTATGTAAAACTGGCAAGGCTTTCACTGTTTTGGTTATACAACAAGCATTCAGATAAAAGCGATGCCCAGCGTTTTCGTTTAGCCATTGAGGCGTTAGGACCAGTGTTTATCAAGTTTGGTCAAATGCTCTCAACACGCAGAGACTTGCTGCCACAGGCTTTTGCCGAAGAGCTAGCGTTACTGCAAGACCAAGTGCCACCATTTTCTGGCGAGCAAGCATTAAAACAAATAGAAAAATCGATTGGACGCGAAGCCTTTACCACGCATTTTAAAAATTTTGAACGAGAGCCGCTTGCGTCTGCTTCGATTGCGCAAGTGCATACCGCCACGTTATTGGATGACGACGGTAACGACATAGAAGTCGTGCTAAAAGTACTTCGCCCGGGTATTGAAAAAACTATTATCGCTGACATTAACGTGATGTTGATGTTTGCAGGCATTGTCGCCAAGTGGCTGCCCGACGGTAAACGGTTGCGTCCAAAAGAAGTGGTAAATGAATACAAGAAAACCATTTTAGATGAATTAGACTTAAACCGTGAAGCGGCTAATGCCATTCAACTAAAGCGCAATTTCACGCAAGGTCGCGATACAGATCATCACTTATACGTACCTGAAATTTACAGCAGCTATTGCCACAAGAACGTGTTAGTGATGGAGCGCATCTATGGCATAGGTGTTGGTGAAGTGGCAACCTTGCAGGAACTTGACTGCAATATGAAGCTCTTGGCTGAACGCGGCGTTGAAGTGTTTTTCACGCAAGTATTTCGCGACAGCTTCTTCCATGCCGATATGCACCCCGGCAATGTATTTGTTAACGCCAGCAACCCAAGCGATCCAACTTGGATCGCCATTGATTGCGGTATTGTTGGTACACTAAACAAAGAAGATAAACGCTATTTGGCTGAAAACTTTGTCGCGTTTTTCAATCGCGATTACCGCAAAGTCGCGCAATTACATGTCGATTCAGGTTGGGTGCCACGCGACACTAGCGTCGATGAATTCGAATTTGCTATTCGCACGGTTTGCGAGCCTATTTTTAATAAGCCGCTGGCCGAAATCTCGTTTGGCCAAGTGTTGGTGAACCTGTTTAACACAGCGCGCAGATTTAACATGGAAGTACAACCACAGTTGGTTTTACTGCAAAAAACCTTACTCTATATCGAAGGTTTAGGGCGCCAACTCTACCCACAGTTAGACTTATGGCAAACCGCTAAGCCTTTCTTAGAAAACTGGGTAAAAGAGCAAATGGGTGTTTCAGCAGTTTTCGGCAAAATTAAAGATAACTTGCCGTTTTGGAATGAAAAACTACCGGAAGTGCCTGATCTTGTTTATGACTTTTTGCACTCAGGAAAACAGGCACATTTACAGCAAATTGAATTATTAACCCAAATCAAACAACACCAGCAAGTAAAATCACGCCAGCTGACATATTCAATTCTTGCAGCCGGTGCAATGATTACTAGCGCGTTAAGTTTGCCTGCTCAGAACTGGCTTGTAACCTCTGTCACTGGTGCTATTGCCGTACTATTTGCAATCAAGGCACTCAGTACTCGCTAG
- a CDS encoding ubiquinone biosynthesis accessory factor UbiJ, whose amino-acid sequence MRPALLAQLLCSAIETIANQAFALSEKPVTFAEKYQGKALAIDLKELGFSLQFQYISAKLFVTSPEQPAADCTITTSLSTLNKIKSEYQLTELIKADQLDISGDMKLAQQFAALAESIEIDWGSAIEAHIGDVATHKLLTLVAKAKDKLNFAKAQISADMSEYLVFEQQLVVSASELRHFNEGVKDNQQHAEQLAQRIDELSAKITKLSHH is encoded by the coding sequence ATGCGACCTGCTTTACTTGCTCAATTGCTGTGTTCAGCGATAGAAACTATCGCTAATCAAGCGTTTGCACTAAGTGAAAAGCCAGTAACTTTTGCCGAAAAGTATCAAGGCAAAGCACTTGCTATTGACCTCAAAGAGCTGGGCTTTTCACTGCAATTTCAATACATCTCGGCGAAGTTATTCGTCACGAGCCCTGAGCAGCCAGCTGCCGACTGCACCATTACTACTAGCCTATCAACACTGAATAAAATAAAAAGTGAGTACCAACTTACTGAATTAATAAAGGCAGACCAGCTCGATATTTCTGGCGATATGAAACTCGCACAGCAGTTTGCTGCCTTAGCAGAAAGTATTGAGATTGACTGGGGCAGTGCCATTGAGGCACATATTGGTGATGTTGCAACACACAAGTTGCTAACCCTTGTGGCTAAAGCGAAAGACAAACTGAATTTTGCTAAAGCGCAAATCAGCGCAGATATGAGCGAATACTTGGTCTTTGAGCAACAGTTAGTTGTTTCTGCTAGCGAATTGCGTCACTTTAACGAAGGCGTAAAAGACAACCAGCAACACGCAGAGCAGCTTGCTCAACGCATTGATGAACTGTCAGCAAAAATCACAAAACTTAGCCATCATTAG
- the ubiE gene encoding bifunctional demethylmenaquinone methyltransferase/2-methoxy-6-polyprenyl-1,4-benzoquinol methylase UbiE — translation MSQPMQHEQTENQNATDQETTHFGYQTVEKGSKESMVAGVFHSVAKQYDIMNDLMSFGIHRLWKRFTIDASGVRPGNKVLDLAGGTGDLTAKFSQLVGKDGKVILADINSSMLNVGRDKLRDRGLVQNIEYVQANAEHLPFEENTFDIVTIAFGLRNVTNKDNALRSIFRVLKPGGRLLVLEFSKPEHEILNKAYDFYSFNILPKMGELVAKDGESYQYLAESIRMHPDQETLKTMMNDAGFEQTTYHNLTGGIVALHKGYKF, via the coding sequence ATGTCTCAGCCCATGCAGCACGAACAAACTGAAAACCAAAACGCAACAGATCAAGAAACCACTCATTTTGGCTACCAAACGGTAGAAAAAGGTTCTAAAGAATCTATGGTGGCAGGTGTATTCCACTCTGTAGCGAAACAATACGACATTATGAATGACTTGATGTCTTTCGGTATTCATCGCTTATGGAAACGCTTTACCATTGACGCTTCAGGCGTACGTCCAGGCAATAAAGTTTTAGATTTAGCGGGTGGCACGGGCGATTTAACGGCGAAGTTCTCTCAGCTTGTGGGCAAAGACGGTAAAGTGATTTTGGCAGACATCAATAGCTCAATGCTTAATGTGGGTCGTGACAAATTGCGCGACCGCGGCCTAGTGCAAAACATTGAGTATGTGCAAGCAAACGCCGAACATTTGCCATTTGAAGAAAATACCTTTGATATTGTGACCATCGCTTTTGGTCTGCGTAATGTCACCAACAAAGACAACGCATTGCGTTCAATTTTCCGTGTATTAAAACCTGGTGGACGACTACTGGTATTAGAGTTTTCAAAGCCTGAACACGAAATACTTAACAAAGCTTACGATTTCTACTCTTTCAACATATTGCCTAAAATGGGTGAACTGGTCGCCAAAGACGGCGAAAGCTACCAGTACTTAGCCGAATCAATTCGCATGCACCCAGATCAAGAAACGTTAAAAACTATGATGAATGATGCAGGCTTTGAACAAACCACTTATCACAACTTAACCGGTGGCATTGTGGCGTTACACAAGGGCTACAAGTTCTAA
- a CDS encoding acyl-CoA thioesterase, which produces MTSTSQDWAFFGRRLVQTGNLNHNDTLFGGTMLAWIDEEIYIYAKCQLGNQDDMTMVTARFGEINFRAPAFKGNIIEFGMKTKNLGRTSITVDVLVRNKSTHCVICEVHDVTFVCVDPETMKPIPHGCLPED; this is translated from the coding sequence ATGACATCAACCTCGCAAGATTGGGCCTTTTTCGGTCGCCGTTTAGTGCAAACCGGCAACCTTAACCATAATGACACCTTGTTTGGTGGCACTATGTTGGCGTGGATAGACGAAGAAATTTATATTTATGCCAAATGCCAACTAGGCAATCAAGATGATATGACCATGGTAACGGCTCGATTTGGCGAAATTAATTTTCGTGCACCAGCTTTTAAAGGCAATATCATCGAATTTGGTATGAAAACCAAGAACCTTGGCCGTACATCAATCACGGTTGATGTATTGGTGCGCAATAAATCAACCCATTGCGTTATCTGTGAAGTGCACGATGTGACCTTTGTTTGTGTTGACCCTGAAACCATGAAGCCGATCCCTCACGGCTGTTTGCCAGAAGACTAA
- the msbA gene encoding lipid A export permease/ATP-binding protein MsbA yields the protein MGNGSKEVSPAEQHVTELNTWLNFKRLIRHAFPYRAASFFAIFCMLGYASIDVYFLSKLPALIDEGLTGKNPEFMKWAPLFVIVCFILRGTFHFLSNYCLAWVGNNVVADLRQKIFKHVMAMPVAFHDSTSTGTLISKLTFDTEQVLQAVSKSLLTLVQQGGFVIGLLFLMFWESWQLSAIFLVITPIIAVIVTIVSKRFRKISKNIQNAMGEVTSAAEQTFNGHKVVITFDGQERENDRFYQINKHNRQQRMKMVTAKSASVPIIQIIASFALAFVLYVATLDGFVDSLTPGVFMGVVTYMTMLLRPLKLLTNVNNEFQRGMAASSSIFELLDKQPEQESGDKVLEQSQGALTVRNVSFAYPNEEKLTLDNISFHANTGDTIALVGRSGSGKSTLTSLLLRFYQAQKGEILIDDTDISTLTIKSLRRQFAYVSQQVVLFNDSLANNIAYAKPEASREEIIAVAKKAHVLEFADKLPQGLDTNIGDNGALLSGGQRQRVAIARALLCDAPFLILDEATSALDTESERHIQDALTELQQQRTSIIIAHRLSTIESATNILVIDQGKVIEQGNHEVLLAKDGAYAQLHKFQFAQ from the coding sequence ATGGGAAATGGCTCCAAAGAAGTATCGCCAGCCGAACAACACGTAACCGAGTTAAACACTTGGCTTAATTTTAAGCGCTTGATTCGTCATGCGTTTCCTTACCGAGCAGCATCTTTTTTTGCGATATTTTGCATGCTTGGCTATGCCTCAATTGATGTTTACTTCTTATCTAAATTGCCAGCGCTGATAGATGAAGGCTTAACGGGCAAAAACCCTGAGTTTATGAAGTGGGCCCCGCTGTTTGTGATTGTCTGCTTTATTTTGCGCGGCACTTTCCACTTCTTAAGCAATTACTGTTTAGCATGGGTTGGTAACAATGTGGTTGCAGACCTTAGGCAAAAGATATTTAAGCATGTTATGGCAATGCCCGTCGCATTTCACGATAGCACGTCTACTGGTACCTTAATTTCGAAGTTAACGTTTGACACGGAGCAAGTGCTGCAGGCGGTGAGCAAGTCATTATTGACGCTGGTTCAGCAAGGCGGCTTTGTGATTGGCTTACTATTCTTAATGTTTTGGGAAAGCTGGCAGTTATCAGCCATTTTCTTAGTGATCACGCCAATTATCGCGGTGATTGTGACCATAGTGTCTAAGCGTTTTCGCAAGATCAGTAAAAATATTCAAAACGCCATGGGTGAAGTGACCAGCGCTGCAGAGCAAACGTTTAATGGGCACAAAGTTGTTATCACGTTTGACGGCCAAGAGCGTGAAAACGATCGCTTCTACCAAATTAATAAGCACAATCGCCAGCAACGGATGAAAATGGTCACCGCTAAGTCTGCCAGTGTGCCAATTATTCAAATTATTGCGTCATTCGCTTTAGCCTTTGTACTGTATGTGGCGACATTAGATGGCTTTGTTGACAGCCTAACGCCGGGTGTATTTATGGGCGTAGTAACTTACATGACCATGTTGCTAAGGCCACTGAAATTGCTCACTAACGTGAACAACGAATTCCAGCGTGGTATGGCGGCTAGTAGCAGTATTTTTGAATTGCTGGACAAGCAACCAGAGCAGGAATCCGGTGATAAGGTGCTTGAGCAATCGCAAGGTGCTTTGACCGTTCGCAATGTGAGCTTTGCTTACCCGAACGAAGAAAAGCTAACGCTCGACAATATCAGCTTTCACGCCAATACCGGCGATACAATTGCTTTGGTGGGCCGCTCTGGTAGCGGTAAATCGACCTTAACGTCGTTGTTATTAAGGTTCTATCAAGCGCAAAAAGGCGAAATTTTAATTGATGATACTGATATCTCGACACTGACGATCAAATCGCTACGTCGCCAATTTGCTTATGTATCTCAACAAGTTGTGCTTTTTAACGACTCGCTTGCTAACAACATTGCTTATGCCAAGCCTGAAGCAAGCCGCGAAGAAATCATTGCCGTCGCAAAGAAAGCTCACGTATTGGAATTTGCTGACAAATTGCCGCAAGGCTTAGACACTAACATTGGCGACAATGGCGCCCTACTCTCAGGTGGTCAGCGCCAACGGGTAGCAATTGCTAGAGCATTGTTATGTGATGCACCTTTCTTAATTTTAGATGAAGCCACCAGTGCATTGGATACTGAATCTGAGCGCCATATTCAAGATGCTTTGACCGAACTGCAACAGCAACGCACATCAATCATTATCGCTCATCGTTTATCGACGATTGAAAGTGCCACCAACATTTTGGTGATCGATCAGGGTAAAGTGATTGAGCAGGGTAACCACGAAGTGTTACTAGCCAAAGATGGCGCTTACGCGCAGCTGCATAAGTTTCAGTTTGCTCAATAA
- a CDS encoding PDZ domain-containing protein translates to MKLLVTILFSLLSSQAFAAEKGEKGFVLDVNVSGFFSPEVTKATIKSVVKGSSAEQEGLKIGDQIIAIDGCQIPGCDAKKAKKSLQKQVGEMVLLNMMKPNGETYEANVALQ, encoded by the coding sequence ATGAAGCTACTCGTTACCATTTTATTCTCGCTTTTATCTAGCCAAGCTTTTGCGGCAGAGAAAGGTGAAAAAGGGTTTGTCTTGGATGTAAACGTATCTGGTTTTTTTAGCCCTGAAGTTACCAAAGCAACGATAAAGTCGGTGGTTAAAGGTTCTTCTGCTGAACAAGAGGGCCTCAAAATTGGTGACCAAATTATCGCCATAGATGGCTGTCAAATTCCAGGCTGCGATGCAAAAAAAGCCAAAAAATCACTGCAAAAGCAAGTAGGAGAAATGGTTCTGTTAAATATGATGAAACCAAATGGTGAAACTTACGAAGCCAATGTAGCACTGCAATAA